A single genomic interval of Primulina huaijiensis isolate GDHJ02 chromosome 7, ASM1229523v2, whole genome shotgun sequence harbors:
- the LOC140980132 gene encoding uncharacterized protein produces the protein MGCGESKHAVATANTTVAKSKSKRSESNSNPPVQNVAANESVNANENEIPEAIFEKKEGETLEDGKKNILPKQEDIGNGASGEEGEGNAQTSSDHKTKEDGAKNQKLDKGCAKDRENVVAGGDEEEKAMNSCDHSHDPPTKNEEGLELEHKASISVGEEENADATSTTDSKKI, from the exons ATGGGTTGTGGGGAATCGAAGCATGCTGTTGCAACAGCCAACACCACTGTTGCCAAAAGCAAGAGCAAAAGATCAGAATCCAACAGCAACCCACCTGTTCAAAACGTCGCCGCGAATGAATCTGTAAATGCGAACGAAAATGAAATCCCAGAAGCCATATTCGAGAAAAAAGAAGGCGAAACCTTGGAGGATGGAAAGAAAAATATCCTACCAAAACAGGAGGATATCGGAAATGGAGCATCCGGGGAAGAAGGAGAAGGGAACGCGCAGACGTCTTCGGATCATAAAACGAAAGAAGACGGTGCGAAAAATCAAAAACTGGATAAGGGCTGCGCAAAAGATCGGGAGAATGTTGTTGCAGGTGGCGATGAAGAAGAGAAAGCAATGAATTCATGTGACCATTCGCACGATCCCCCGACTAAAAATG AGGAGGGACTTGAATTGGAGCACAAAGCGTCTATCTCTGTAGGAGAAGAG GAAAATGCTGATGCGACTTCGACAACCGATTCGAAGAAAATTTGA